The following are from one region of the Hyphomicrobium album genome:
- a CDS encoding error-prone DNA polymerase, translating to MAKKPTAARYAELQVTTNFSFLRGASHGEELVAQAHALGMEAIAVTDRNTLAGIVRAHLAAKEVGLKLIVGARLDLQDGPSLLCLPRDRQAYGRLSRLISLGQMRARKGECTLFLADVANHAEGQIFIALAPDDWDWRALIAADDEAPPTAAILPFPNAKTSPSPCSSRGEGRGEGQKCASTQAVAPHPNPLPMPSGMGRGNATTFEGELQRVKAALGDGATLYLAASHTYRGDDRARIAALAALAERCATPLVVTGDVLYHAPHRRPLQDVLTCVREKTTIQEAGLRLEANAERHLKWPMEMARLFRGHEDALARTLEIAVACTFSLDELVYEYPDEPTPPGKTPQAYLEELAWEGAHWRFPDGIPEKVHGLIVRELRLIDQLNYAQYFLTVRDIVHFARSQGILCQGRGSAANSVVCYCLAVTAVNPTEIDVLFDRFVSPERKEPPDIDVDFEHERREEVIQYIYARYGRDRAGLAATVISYRARSAVRDVGKAMGLSEDTVAALAGMVWGTSGGGELPEKHVCAAGLDPKDPLLARVLELAYELMGFPRHLSQHVGGFVLTRGPLVEVVPVGNAAMDDRTFIEWDKDDIAALGLLKVDVLALGMLTCIRKAFDLIEQHEGTAVTLATVPREDEAVYDMLCKADSIGVFQVESRAQMNMLPRLKPRCFYDLVIEVAIVRPGPIQGDMVHPYLRRRDGVEVEHYPSPSPKCGDKDELRNILGKTKGVPLFQEQAMRIALVAAKFSDAEVNELRKAMATFRRRGTIGLLEEKMVSRMVARGYDKDFAQRCFNQIKGFGEYGFPESHAASFAHLVYVSSWIKCHHPAAFAAALLNSQPMGFYAPAQIVRDAIEHAVEVRAADVNLSDWDSTLEKDNAGRPAMRLGLRQIDGLQEEEVKKLTAARTSYPLPSGERASRHDLRPGSENLTLATNETLGPKSSGAKGEGAQTPPSGGTPSPGLPCDSLPRGRKSQQTALSPVMVEPCFAWTGRGEVGAALPSIKPFRDVHDLWARARVKLVTLEKLAAADAFRSVQAELGFAKTGLDRRQALWEVKALGAAEPLPLFSWSETREAAAEAFVQLPQMRLSEHVVNDYQTLRLSLKAHPMSFLRERFAGRRVIACDELRGIKDGAYVSVAGVVLVRQRPGSAKGVVFMTIEDETGIANAVVWAKTLERFRKEVMASRLIVIHGRVQRHQDIIHVVSARLEDRSDWLQLLSAEAATMKAPLANADEVLRPDPGSAHPAKFPADPNADKMHPRWASHPRDARIIPKSRDFH from the coding sequence ATGGCAAAGAAGCCCACAGCCGCCCGCTACGCCGAGCTGCAGGTGACGACCAACTTCTCGTTCCTGCGCGGGGCCTCGCACGGCGAGGAACTGGTGGCGCAGGCGCATGCGCTCGGTATGGAGGCGATCGCCGTCACCGACCGCAACACGCTCGCCGGCATCGTGCGCGCGCACCTGGCGGCGAAGGAAGTGGGCTTGAAGCTGATCGTCGGCGCGCGCCTCGACCTGCAGGACGGCCCTAGCCTCTTGTGCCTGCCGCGCGACCGGCAGGCGTACGGGCGCCTGTCGCGGCTGATCTCGCTCGGGCAGATGCGCGCCAGGAAGGGCGAGTGCACGCTCTTTCTCGCCGATGTCGCAAATCACGCCGAGGGACAGATCTTCATCGCGCTGGCCCCCGACGACTGGGACTGGCGCGCACTTATCGCCGCCGATGATGAGGCGCCGCCCACCGCCGCCATCCTGCCTTTCCCTAACGCAAAAACTTCCCCCTCTCCCTGTTCTTCACGGGGAGAGGGTCGGGGTGAGGGGCAGAAGTGCGCGTCGACACAAGCGGTTGCCCCTCACCCTAACCCTCTCCCCATGCCGAGTGGCATGGGGAGAGGGAATGCGACTACGTTCGAGGGGGAGCTACAGCGGGTGAAGGCGGCGTTGGGCGACGGGGCCACGCTCTACCTCGCCGCGAGCCACACCTATCGCGGCGACGACCGCGCCCGCATTGCCGCGCTGGCGGCGCTCGCTGAGCGCTGCGCAACGCCGCTCGTCGTCACCGGCGACGTGCTCTATCACGCGCCGCACCGGCGCCCGCTACAGGACGTCCTCACCTGCGTGCGCGAGAAGACCACCATTCAGGAAGCCGGCCTCAGGCTCGAAGCCAACGCCGAACGGCATCTCAAATGGCCGATGGAAATGGCGCGCCTCTTCCGCGGGCACGAGGACGCCCTCGCCCGCACGCTGGAGATCGCCGTGGCCTGCACGTTCAGCCTCGACGAGCTCGTCTACGAGTATCCCGACGAGCCGACCCCGCCGGGCAAGACGCCGCAAGCCTATCTCGAGGAGCTCGCCTGGGAGGGCGCCCACTGGCGCTTCCCCGACGGCATTCCGGAAAAGGTGCACGGTCTCATCGTGCGCGAGCTGCGGCTCATCGATCAGCTCAACTACGCGCAATACTTCCTCACCGTGCGCGACATCGTCCACTTCGCCCGCTCGCAGGGCATCCTCTGCCAGGGTCGCGGCTCGGCCGCCAACTCGGTCGTCTGCTATTGCCTCGCCGTCACTGCGGTGAACCCCACCGAGATCGACGTGCTGTTCGATCGCTTCGTCTCGCCCGAGCGCAAGGAGCCGCCCGACATCGACGTCGATTTCGAGCACGAGCGGCGCGAGGAGGTGATCCAGTACATCTACGCGCGCTATGGCCGCGACCGGGCCGGCCTCGCCGCCACCGTCATCTCCTACCGCGCCCGCTCCGCCGTGCGCGACGTCGGCAAGGCGATGGGCCTGTCGGAGGATACGGTCGCCGCCCTCGCCGGCATGGTGTGGGGCACGTCGGGCGGCGGCGAATTGCCCGAGAAGCACGTGTGCGCCGCCGGGCTCGACCCGAAGGACCCATTGCTGGCGCGCGTGCTGGAGCTTGCCTACGAGCTGATGGGTTTTCCGCGCCACCTCTCGCAGCACGTTGGCGGCTTCGTCCTGACGCGCGGACCCCTGGTCGAGGTCGTGCCCGTCGGCAACGCGGCGATGGACGACCGCACCTTCATCGAATGGGACAAGGACGACATCGCCGCGCTCGGCCTGTTGAAAGTCGACGTGCTGGCGCTCGGCATGCTCACCTGCATCCGCAAGGCGTTCGACCTCATCGAGCAGCACGAGGGCACGGCGGTGACGCTCGCCACCGTGCCGCGCGAGGACGAGGCCGTCTACGACATGCTCTGCAAGGCGGACTCCATCGGCGTCTTCCAGGTGGAAAGCCGGGCGCAGATGAACATGCTGCCGCGCCTGAAGCCGCGCTGCTTCTACGATCTGGTCATCGAGGTGGCGATCGTGCGCCCCGGTCCCATCCAGGGCGACATGGTGCATCCCTACCTGCGCCGCCGCGACGGCGTGGAGGTGGAGCACTATCCCTCGCCGTCACCCAAGTGCGGCGACAAGGACGAATTGCGCAACATCCTCGGCAAGACCAAGGGCGTGCCGCTGTTCCAGGAGCAGGCGATGCGCATCGCGCTCGTCGCCGCCAAGTTCTCCGACGCGGAGGTGAATGAGCTCAGGAAGGCGATGGCCACCTTCCGCCGTCGCGGCACCATTGGGCTCCTGGAGGAGAAGATGGTCTCGCGCATGGTGGCGCGCGGCTACGACAAGGACTTCGCGCAGCGCTGCTTCAACCAGATCAAGGGCTTCGGCGAGTACGGCTTCCCCGAGAGCCACGCGGCGAGCTTCGCGCACCTCGTCTACGTGTCGTCGTGGATCAAGTGCCACCATCCGGCGGCGTTCGCCGCGGCGCTTTTGAACTCGCAGCCGATGGGCTTCTACGCGCCGGCGCAGATCGTGCGCGATGCGATCGAGCATGCCGTCGAGGTGCGCGCCGCCGACGTCAATCTGTCGGACTGGGACAGCACGCTGGAGAAAGACAATGCCGGGCGCCCGGCGATGCGCCTCGGCCTGCGCCAGATCGACGGCCTGCAGGAGGAGGAGGTGAAGAAACTTACTGCAGCACGCACCTCTTACCCTCTCCCCAGCGGGGAGAGGGCTTCGCGCCATGACCTTAGGCCCGGGAGCGAGAACTTGACTCTGGCAACGAATGAAACGTTAGGGCCTAAGTCATCAGGCGCGAAGGGTGAGGGGGCACAAACGCCGCCGAGCGGAGGAACCCCCTCACCCGGTTTGCCATGTGACTCGCTCCCAAGAGGTCGCAAATCCCAGCAAACCGCCCTCTCCCCCGTCATGGTGGAGCCATGCTTCGCATGGACGGGGAGAGGGGAAGTGGGGGCGGCTCTGCCGAGCATCAAGCCGTTTCGCGACGTGCACGACCTATGGGCGCGGGCACGGGTCAAGCTCGTCACGCTCGAGAAGCTCGCCGCGGCAGACGCCTTCCGCTCCGTCCAAGCGGAGCTTGGCTTCGCCAAGACGGGCCTCGACCGCCGCCAGGCGCTATGGGAGGTGAAGGCGCTGGGCGCCGCCGAGCCGCTGCCGCTGTTCTCCTGGAGCGAGACGCGCGAAGCCGCCGCCGAGGCGTTCGTGCAGCTGCCGCAGATGCGGCTCTCCGAGCACGTCGTCAACGACTACCAGACGCTCAGGCTATCGCTCAAAGCCCATCCGATGAGCTTCCTGCGCGAGCGTTTCGCCGGCCGCCGCGTCATCGCCTGCGATGAGCTGCGCGGCATCAAGGACGGCGCCTATGTCTCCGTCGCCGGCGTCGTCCTCGTGCGCCAGCGCCCCGGTTCGGCCAAGGGCGTCGTGTTCATGACCATCGAGGACGAGACGGGCATCGCCAACGCCGTGGTGTGGGCGAAGACGCTGGAGCGCTTCCGCAAGGAGGTGATGGCCTCGCGTCTCATCGTGATCCACGGCCGCGTGCAGCGGCACCAGGACATCATCCACGTCGTCTCGGCCAGGCTGGAGGATCGCTCCGACTGGCTGCAGCTCCTGTCAGCCGAGGCAGCCACCATGAAGGCCCCGCTCGCCAATGCGGACGAGGTGCTGCGCCCCGATCCGGGATCGGCGCACCCGGCGAAATTTCCCGCCGACCCGAACGCCGACAAGATGCATCCGCGCTGGGCGAGCCATCCGCGCGACGCGCGCATCATCCCCAAATCGCGCGATTTTCACTGA
- a CDS encoding L,D-transpeptidase yields MPSRGLMSSIAVAALTVAIVPIATSQAHAQGLFEFLWGGSQEWGGGKQTVSFDQKYTAGQVIVSFGDRRLYLITKAGTATSYPIAVPREQSRWQGTTSVTDKRINPSWRPTPEMLRENPKLPLWVPGGHRMNPLGVRAMYLGSSTYRIHGTDAPWTIGQAVSKGCIRMLNDDVLDLYPKVPVGTKVTVTWQRFNSQAVASGDEPAPYNPMAAAAAEAPTYKAPPRSIRMRTPAANVETVAATSDTGANDMGAPAVDPSADEAALAAAAEKPLEKKPVKKAEAHKKPAPHEDAVAIAERAAAAAAKAAEAARAAAEAAKKAAEDAKKATSAQSAEPGKSAAL; encoded by the coding sequence ATGCCATCTCGCGGTCTGATGAGTTCTATTGCCGTGGCAGCCCTCACCGTTGCCATTGTTCCCATCGCGACGTCCCAGGCGCATGCCCAGGGTCTGTTCGAATTCCTTTGGGGCGGCAGTCAGGAATGGGGCGGCGGCAAGCAAACCGTCTCGTTCGATCAGAAATATACCGCCGGCCAGGTCATCGTCAGCTTCGGCGATCGCCGGCTGTACCTCATCACCAAGGCAGGGACGGCCACGAGCTACCCGATCGCCGTGCCGCGCGAGCAGAGCCGCTGGCAGGGCACGACCTCGGTCACCGACAAGCGCATCAATCCATCGTGGCGTCCGACGCCCGAGATGCTGCGTGAGAACCCGAAGCTTCCGCTGTGGGTCCCCGGTGGCCACCGGATGAACCCGCTCGGCGTGCGCGCCATGTACCTCGGCTCCAGCACCTATCGCATTCACGGCACCGACGCCCCGTGGACGATCGGCCAAGCGGTGTCGAAGGGCTGCATCCGCATGCTCAACGACGACGTGCTCGACCTCTATCCAAAGGTTCCCGTCGGCACCAAGGTGACGGTGACGTGGCAGCGCTTCAACAGCCAGGCCGTGGCGTCTGGCGACGAGCCGGCTCCGTATAACCCGATGGCCGCCGCCGCTGCCGAGGCACCGACTTACAAGGCGCCGCCGCGCAGCATCCGCATGCGTACGCCCGCAGCCAACGTCGAGACGGTCGCCGCGACCAGCGACACGGGCGCCAACGACATGGGCGCTCCTGCCGTCGATCCGTCGGCCGACGAGGCGGCACTCGCCGCGGCCGCCGAGAAGCCGCTCGAGAAGAAGCCGGTGAAGAAGGCCGAGGCGCACAAGAAGCCGGCGCCACACGAGGACGCCGTGGCCATTGCGGAGCGCGCCGCCGCCGCTGCAGCCAAGGCTGCCGAGGCTGCCCGCGCCGCCGCCGAAGCCGCCAAGAAGGCGGCCGAGGACGCCAAGAAGGCGACGTCGGCTCAGTCGGCCGAGCCCGGCAAGAGCGCCGCGCTCTAA
- a CDS encoding ImuA family protein: MLADLRTRITQLERGAACLASSSIAPQQDQAPRLWTLGDADLDQRLGGSLDALSLHELKPELFGPDAGAGSSAGNWAAALGFALRLAVRRLESMEASQGGASRILWCWPSAFARELGAPHGHGLAALGLKPSAWLFAETARASDALWAMEEGLRSESLALVIGVVDEAELTPARRLSLAAAEHSTPCLIVTDPRLSPAGSTATRWRVGSRQSASHPFDGAAPGASHYAVALERCRHRPLTREPVPSLLEWSDETHRFRVAATVAHRADAPRAAIAGSR; encoded by the coding sequence GTGCTCGCCGATTTGCGCACGCGCATCACGCAGCTGGAGCGTGGCGCTGCCTGCCTCGCCTCCTCATCCATTGCACCTCAGCAAGATCAAGCGCCGCGCCTATGGACGCTCGGAGACGCTGATCTCGACCAGCGTCTTGGCGGAAGCCTCGATGCGCTTTCTCTGCACGAGCTGAAGCCCGAGCTATTCGGACCGGACGCGGGAGCGGGCTCCAGCGCCGGCAACTGGGCGGCCGCGCTCGGCTTCGCCCTGCGCCTCGCGGTGCGCCGCCTGGAGAGCATGGAAGCTTCGCAAGGCGGCGCTTCCCGTATCCTGTGGTGCTGGCCGTCCGCGTTTGCGCGCGAGCTCGGCGCCCCGCACGGGCATGGCCTTGCCGCGCTCGGACTTAAACCTTCCGCCTGGCTGTTCGCCGAGACGGCGCGCGCCAGCGATGCTTTGTGGGCCATGGAGGAGGGCCTGCGCTCCGAGAGCCTCGCCCTTGTCATCGGCGTGGTGGACGAGGCGGAGCTGACGCCCGCGCGCCGCTTGAGCCTGGCGGCGGCAGAGCATTCCACGCCCTGTCTCATCGTCACCGATCCGCGGCTGTCGCCTGCGGGATCGACCGCCACCCGCTGGCGGGTCGGGTCGCGCCAAAGCGCCTCGCATCCCTTCGACGGGGCTGCGCCGGGGGCTTCGCACTACGCCGTCGCCTTGGAACGTTGCCGGCATCGCCCGCTGACACGCGAGCCTGTGCCCTCTCTCTTGGAATGGTCGGATGAAACGCATCGTTTCCGTGTGGCTGCCACTGTGGCCCATCGAGCGGATGCACCGCGCGCAGCCATCGCTGGTTCCCGGTGA
- a CDS encoding cupin domain-containing protein yields the protein MSNTRYFMWPLAAVFLSAALLVAQSDRGIGRETVKPLLDTGQTILSQPIAYPTQSPAKIVSAIVTMLPGEETGWHQHDVPMFGYILEGEVTVKYAGKGTHVYRQGDALMEAIDIPHNGRNTGKFPARILAVFMGANGVPDTEMLPDYKPQ from the coding sequence ATGTCGAATACGCGATACTTCATGTGGCCGCTGGCCGCGGTCTTTCTCAGCGCGGCGCTGCTCGTCGCCCAGTCAGACCGCGGCATCGGCCGCGAAACGGTCAAGCCCCTGCTCGACACTGGGCAGACGATCCTTTCCCAGCCCATCGCCTATCCCACGCAGTCGCCTGCGAAAATCGTCTCGGCGATCGTCACCATGCTGCCGGGGGAGGAAACGGGCTGGCACCAGCACGACGTGCCGATGTTCGGCTACATCCTCGAAGGCGAAGTAACGGTCAAGTACGCGGGCAAGGGAACGCATGTCTATCGGCAGGGCGATGCGCTGATGGAGGCGATCGACATCCCGCACAACGGCCGCAATACGGGAAAATTTCCGGCGCGCATCCTGGCGGTGTTCATGGGAGCCAATGGCGTGCCCGACACTGAGATGCTGCCAGACTATAAGCCTCAGTGA
- the ggt gene encoding gamma-glutamyltransferase, which translates to MLLRPLNCLLAPLLAILLAASAEAQLLDPRSSPEAATGEQTHELAIGKRHMVSAANALAAEAGREMLRAGGSAIDAAIATQLVLNLVEPQSSGIGGGAFILYWDKAKAELKVYDGRETAPASATPDRFLVDGKPMPFNKAVLSGLSVGVPGLVRLLEDVHKQHGKLAWAKLFEPAIRLAEGGFEISQRLHVLLRLDGPDSFVPAARRYFFTDGGSALPIGHRLRNAEFAATLRAIAAGGANAFYEGPIAQAIVDAVAAAPTAPGGMTLDDLKNYRVKERPPLCVSYRAHEVCGVGPPSSGGPTVAQTLKLIEPLDIGTTPDAALNARAVHLITEAEKLAFADRNKYVGDPDFVAVPDGLLDDAYIAERRKLIDPQRGVDKPKAGEPPGLKRQSFGVDATIERSGTSHISIVDEAGNAVSMTTTIEGGFGSHNWAAGFLLNNELTDFSFAPVDAAGQPVANAVAPGKRPRSSMAPTIVFDTQRNVEAVLGSPGGSRIILYVLKTLVALLDWGLDAQRAADLTNFGSQGSGLEIELDWAAVPLGLTLRPLGHRIVPSLMNSGIHIVMRRDGRLEGAADARREGAALGD; encoded by the coding sequence ATGCTCCTCCGCCCGCTCAATTGCCTTCTCGCGCCGCTCCTCGCGATCCTGTTGGCTGCCTCGGCGGAGGCGCAGCTTCTCGACCCGCGCAGCTCACCCGAGGCGGCGACCGGCGAGCAGACGCATGAATTGGCGATCGGCAAACGCCACATGGTCTCTGCCGCCAACGCACTCGCCGCCGAGGCGGGACGCGAGATGCTGCGCGCCGGTGGCTCGGCCATCGACGCGGCGATCGCGACGCAGCTTGTCCTGAACCTCGTCGAGCCGCAGTCGAGCGGCATCGGCGGCGGCGCCTTTATTCTCTACTGGGACAAGGCGAAGGCGGAGCTCAAGGTCTACGACGGGCGCGAGACCGCGCCGGCGTCGGCGACTCCCGACCGCTTCCTCGTCGACGGCAAACCGATGCCGTTCAACAAGGCGGTGCTGTCGGGGCTGTCCGTCGGCGTGCCGGGGCTCGTGCGCCTGCTCGAGGACGTCCACAAGCAGCACGGCAAGCTGGCCTGGGCGAAACTGTTCGAACCGGCAATCCGCCTCGCCGAGGGCGGCTTCGAGATCTCGCAGCGGCTGCACGTTCTCCTGCGCCTCGACGGCCCCGACAGCTTTGTGCCCGCGGCGCGCCGCTACTTCTTCACCGATGGGGGCAGCGCGCTGCCCATCGGGCACCGGCTGCGCAATGCGGAATTCGCCGCGACTTTGCGGGCGATTGCGGCAGGTGGCGCCAACGCTTTCTACGAGGGGCCGATCGCACAGGCGATCGTCGACGCGGTGGCGGCGGCGCCGACCGCGCCGGGCGGCATGACGCTCGACGATCTCAAGAACTACCGGGTGAAGGAGCGGCCGCCACTGTGCGTCAGCTACCGCGCCCACGAGGTGTGCGGCGTCGGTCCGCCGTCGTCCGGCGGGCCGACCGTGGCGCAGACCTTAAAGCTGATCGAACCGCTCGACATCGGCACGACGCCGGACGCGGCGCTCAACGCGCGGGCCGTCCATCTCATCACCGAGGCCGAGAAGCTCGCCTTTGCCGATCGCAACAAGTACGTCGGCGACCCTGACTTTGTCGCCGTGCCGGACGGATTGCTCGATGACGCCTACATCGCTGAGCGCCGCAAGCTGATCGACCCGCAGCGGGGTGTCGACAAGCCGAAAGCCGGCGAGCCGCCCGGTTTGAAGCGCCAGTCGTTCGGCGTCGATGCAACAATCGAGCGCTCCGGCACTAGCCACATCTCCATCGTCGACGAAGCCGGCAACGCCGTGTCGATGACGACGACGATCGAAGGCGGCTTCGGCTCGCATAATTGGGCCGCGGGCTTTCTGCTCAACAACGAGCTGACGGATTTCTCCTTCGCTCCGGTCGATGCGGCCGGTCAGCCCGTCGCCAACGCGGTGGCGCCCGGCAAGCGCCCGCGCTCGTCGATGGCGCCGACCATCGTCTTCGACACGCAGCGCAACGTCGAAGCCGTCCTCGGCTCGCCCGGCGGCAGCCGCATCATTCTTTACGTCTTGAAGACGCTGGTCGCATTGCTCGACTGGGGCCTCGACGCGCAGCGGGCAGCCGACCTCACCAACTTCGGCAGCCAGGGCAGCGGGCTGGAGATCGAGCTCGACTGGGCGGCCGTGCCGCTCGGACTGACGTTGCGGCCGCTCGGGCACCGGATCGTGCCGTCGCTGATGAACTCCGGCATCCACATCGTCATGCGCCGCGACGGCCGCCTCGAAGGCGCCGCTGACGCACGTCGGGAAGGCGCGGCGCTGGGGGATTGA
- a CDS encoding Y-family DNA polymerase, with product MKRIVSVWLPLWPIERMHRAQPSLVPGEAPLALVEAGTHGIRITAVNPQAAEQGARIGQALADARAALPALLTQPADRRRDRTALLRLARWCGRYGPNRNIDGDDGLWIDITGVAHLYGGERQLVGDLIDRLSRFHLTARVGLADTLGAAHALARFAPSPAIAAEGEAEACLARLPVEALRLAPDTVLLLKRLGLKRIGDLYRLPRAALQRRFRSAKGVEAVLMRLDQALGERSEPCRPLIEPPALYVQRSWPDPLISPEQLEAETARLAEELCTHLASRGLGARRLCLSLYRADGSIAEARAGLSAPSWTPEHMTGLLNEKLAALDAGFGVEVMVLAAVQVEKAPVEQGALAPRLQGDARGDAAQLVDRLANRLGASRVTRLEAHASHIPERSEARVAALSHARELAWPLPPGPARPPLLLEQPEPICVIAEVPEGPPARFTWRRVERRILKAQGPQRVAPEWWDEIAARKSGTRDYYRIEDEGGAGYWVFREGIYGRDEELPRWFLHGLFG from the coding sequence ATGAAACGCATCGTTTCCGTGTGGCTGCCACTGTGGCCCATCGAGCGGATGCACCGCGCGCAGCCATCGCTGGTTCCCGGTGAGGCGCCGCTCGCCCTGGTCGAGGCGGGCACGCACGGCATCCGCATTACCGCCGTCAACCCGCAAGCGGCGGAGCAAGGCGCGCGCATCGGTCAGGCCCTCGCCGATGCGCGCGCAGCTTTGCCCGCGCTGTTGACGCAACCGGCCGATCGGCGCCGGGACCGCACGGCGCTGTTGCGCCTCGCCCGCTGGTGTGGCCGCTACGGTCCCAACCGCAACATCGACGGCGATGACGGCCTGTGGATCGACATCACCGGCGTGGCGCACCTCTATGGCGGCGAGAGGCAACTCGTCGGCGATCTCATCGACAGGCTGTCGCGCTTTCATCTGACCGCACGCGTCGGTCTCGCCGATACGCTCGGCGCCGCGCACGCGTTGGCCCGCTTCGCGCCGTCACCGGCGATCGCCGCGGAAGGCGAGGCGGAAGCCTGCCTCGCGCGGTTGCCGGTCGAAGCGCTGCGGCTCGCACCCGATACGGTGCTGCTCTTGAAGCGACTCGGCCTCAAGCGCATCGGCGATCTCTATCGTCTGCCGCGCGCCGCCCTGCAGCGCCGCTTCCGTTCGGCAAAGGGCGTCGAGGCGGTGCTGATGCGGCTCGACCAGGCGCTGGGCGAGCGCTCCGAGCCGTGCCGGCCGCTCATCGAGCCGCCGGCCCTCTATGTGCAACGCTCATGGCCCGATCCGCTCATCTCGCCCGAGCAGCTCGAAGCCGAGACGGCGCGGCTCGCCGAGGAGCTTTGCACTCATCTGGCATCGCGCGGGCTTGGCGCCCGCCGGCTCTGCCTGTCGCTCTATCGCGCCGACGGCAGCATCGCCGAGGCCCGCGCCGGCCTGAGCGCGCCATCGTGGACGCCCGAGCACATGACCGGGCTCCTAAATGAGAAGCTCGCCGCGCTCGATGCCGGTTTCGGCGTCGAGGTCATGGTGCTGGCGGCGGTTCAAGTGGAGAAGGCGCCCGTTGAGCAGGGTGCGCTCGCGCCGCGCTTGCAAGGCGACGCTCGAGGCGATGCGGCGCAGCTCGTCGATCGTCTCGCCAATCGCCTCGGGGCATCGCGCGTGACGCGCCTCGAGGCGCACGCCAGTCATATCCCCGAGCGCAGTGAGGCGCGCGTTGCCGCGCTCAGTCACGCGCGCGAGCTTGCCTGGCCGCTGCCGCCCGGACCGGCGCGTCCGCCGTTGCTCCTGGAGCAGCCGGAGCCGATTTGCGTCATCGCCGAGGTGCCGGAGGGTCCGCCGGCGCGGTTCACCTGGCGGCGCGTCGAGCGGCGCATCCTCAAGGCGCAAGGCCCGCAGCGCGTGGCGCCCGAATGGTGGGACGAGATCGCCGCCAGGAAGAGCGGCACGCGCGACTACTACCGCATCGAGGATGAGGGCGGCGCCGGCTACTGGGTGTTCCGCGAAGGCATTTACGGGCGCGACGAGGAGCTACCGCGCTGGTTCCTGCACGGGCTGTTCGGATAG